Proteins from a genomic interval of Zingiber officinale cultivar Zhangliang chromosome 2A, Zo_v1.1, whole genome shotgun sequence:
- the LOC122040293 gene encoding uncharacterized protein LOC122040293 gives MVSPKYVIDPKEGGEKKAGERTDPFRWMIDGFSTIANGGADTYYSGSFTACGFNWKLRLESVLEEEGEKYVGLYLSHDDAASKSSVIKAIYKLFIYDQLHAEHIQKEGQDYFHSTSHDGFCCKVALNKFNSPKSGLLVNDCCIFGADVLEAFACKLDKEGVSETLSLNKDVTPRIYTWVIKDVSKSKVFNSEAFAAGGYDWSILLYPNLAGYKDFLAVFLWMDNAANLAPKTSVYVNYSFCLLDQHNAKHWKRSGKYLFSSESSNWAWGALFSWRKVQDPSRGFLLNETLIIEASVVVLGVVTLA, from the exons ATGGTCTCACCCAAATATGTTATCGACCCAAAGGAAGGTGGAGAGAAGAAGGCAGGCGAGAGAACAGATCCATTTAGGTGGATGATTGATGGTTTCTCAACCATTGCAAATGGAGGTGCTGATACGTATTACTCGGGGAGTTTCACAGCCTGTGGTTTTAACTG GAAGTTGCGACTGGAATcagttttagaagaagaaggtgagAAATATGTGGGTCTTTACCTCTCACATGATGATGCAGCTTCAAAAAGCTCAGTGATCAAAGCAATCTACAAGCTCTTCATATATGATCAACTACACGCAGAGCACATACAAAAGGAAG GCCAAGACTATTTCCATAGCACATCccatgatggattttgttgtaaGGTTGCATTGAACAAGTTCAACAGTCCCAAATCTGGTCTACTTGTCAACGATTGTTGCATCTTTGGAGCTGACGTCTTGGAGGCTTTTGCATGCAAATTAGACAAAGAAGGTGTCAGTGAAACCTTGTCCCTAAACAAAGACGTAACTCCTCGAATATATACTTGGGTAATCAAGGATGTTTCCAAATCGAAAGTGTTCAACTCTGAAGCTTTTGCTGCAGGCGGCTACGACTG GAGTATCTTGCTCTATCCAAACTTAGCCGGATACAAAGACTTCCTTGCTGTTTTCCTGTGGATGGACAATGCTGCTAATCTTGCTCCCAAGACTAGTGTTTATGTGAACTACAGCTTTTGCTTGTTGGATCAACACAATGCCAAGCACTGGAAGCGTTCAG GGAAATATTTGTTCTCATCGGAGTCTTCCAATTGGGCATGGGGCGCGTTGTTTAGCTGGAGAAAAGTACAAGATCCATCTAGAGGATTTCTTCTCAACGAGACATTAATCATTGAAGCATCCGTTGTGGTTCTGGGAGTAGTCACCCTTGCATGA